The following nucleotide sequence is from Agromyces sp. SYSU T00194.
GGCGCACGCTCATGTCGACGGATGCCGCGCGGTGCACGGCGTCGACCGCGATGTCGCAGCCCGAGTTGCCGGCGCCGATGATGAGCACGCGCTTGCCCTCGAAGAGCTCGGCGTGCTTGTACGCGCTGGTGTGCAGGATCTCGCCGGTGAACTCGCCCGGGAAGCTCGGCACGTTCGGGTGCGCGAGGGTGCCGTTGGCGATCACGACGCCCGTGTACTCGTCGGTGGTCTCGCCGTCGGGGCCCGTCGCGTGCACGAGCCAGGTGCCGTCGGCCGTGCGCTCGACGCGGTCGACCCGGGTGTCGAAGCGGATCAGCCCGCGCAGGTCGAAGTGGTCGGCGAAGTCGTCGAAGTAGCGGCGCAGCTCGCGGTGGCTCGGGTAGTCGGCCGTCGAGCGCATCGGGAACTCGGCGAACTCGGTGGTCGTGCGGCTCGAGATGAGGTGCGCCGACTCGTACATCGTGCTGCGCGGGTTGTCGATGTTCCAGAGCCCGCCGACGCCGTCGGACGACTCGTAGCCGGTGACGTCGAGGCCGCGGCGCTGCATCGCGCGGAGGCCCGCGAGGCCCGATGGTCCGGCGCCGATGACGGCGTAGCGGGGGGTGCTGGTCGGCATGGGTGGTGCTCCTTCGTACCCGCGGCGCCGATCGGGGTACGCGGCGACGCGCCCGCACAGCATACGCGAGCGCCGCTCGGGATTCGAACCTCCGACGGACGGCTGGGGACGCCGTCGGCGGGCTGCGGGGAACCCGGCCGGGCTGTCGGATGCGCCGACTAGTCTGGACGCGTGGTCACCGCCCTCTATCGCCGCTACCGGCCCGAGACGTTCGCCGAGATGATCGGCCAGTCCCAGGTGACGGAGCCGCTGATGACCGCGCTCCGCGCCGACCGGGTCAACCACGCCTACCTGTTCAGCGGTCCGCGCGGCTGCGGCAAGACGACCTCCGCACGCATCCTCGCGCGCTGCCTGAACTGCGCCGAGGGGCCGACCGACACCCCGTGCGGCACGTGCCCGAGCTGCGTCGAGCTGTCCCGTTCGGGGGGCGGCTCGCTCGACGTCGTCGAGATCGACGCGGCCAGCCACAACGGCGTCGACGACGCCCGCGACCTGCGCGAGCGCGCGGTGTTCGCCCCGGCGCGCGACCGCTACAAGATCTTCATCCTCGACGAGGCGCACATGGTCACCCCGCAGGGCTTCAACGCGCTGCTGAAGCTCGTCGAGGAGCCGCCCGAGCACGTCAAGTTCATCTTCGCCACGACCGAGCCCGAGAAGGTGCTCGGCACCATCCGCTCGCGCACGCACCACTACCCGTTCCGCCTCGTTCCGCCCGGGCCGATGCTCGAGTACGTGCAGCAGCTGGCCGAGAGCGAGCACGTGCAGGTCGACGCCGGTGTGCTGCCACTGGTCGTGCGGGCCGGCGGCGGGTCACCGCGCGACACGCTCTCGCTGCTCGACCAGCTCATCGCCGGCTCCGAGGGCGACCGCGTCGACTACGAGCGCGCGGTCGCGCTGCTCGGCTTCACGCACGGCGCGCTGCTCGACGAGGTCGTCGACGCGATCGGCGCACGCGACGCGGCGGCGGCATTCGCCGCGGTCGACCGCGTCATCCAGACCGGACAGGACCCGCGCCGCTTCGTGGAGGACCTGCTCGAGCGCCTGCGCGACCTCATCGTCGTGGCCGCCTCCACGCCCGAGGCCGCCGCTGCCGTGCTGCGCGGCATCCCCGAGGACGAGATCGCGCAGATGGGCCGGCAGGCCGCCGCCTTCGGCCAGGCCGAGCTCTCGCGCACCGCCGACATCGTGAACGCGGCGCTCACCGAGATGACCGGCGCCACCTCGCCCCGGCTGCACCTCGAGCTCATGCTCGCGCGCACCCTGGTGCCGTCGAGCGACGACAGCTCCCGCGGCGCGCTCGCCCGCGTCGAGCGTCTCGAGCGCCGGGTGGGGGTGACGGATGCCCCGGGCGGCGACGCACCCGTCGCCGCGATGCCCACGGCCGCGGCGCCCGCCGCGGCACCGCCCGTCGCCGCTCGTCCCGCCGCGACCGCACCGGCGACGCCGGAACGCGCCGCCGGGCCCGCCGTCGCCGATCCCGCCGCCGCGTCGTCCGCCCCGGCAGGGCCGAAGACCGCCGCGCAGCCCGCCGCGGCCGAGCCTCCGACCCCTGCGCCGGCGCCGAAGCCGACCGGTCCGGTCACGGTGCAGCAGATCCGCGACGCCTGGCCGGAGGTGCTCTCGGCGGTGCAGGCCGTGCGCCGCAGCGCGTGGATGGTGCTGTTCACGGCGCAGGTGCGCGAGTTCCGCGACGGCCGCGTACTGGTGCTGGGCTTCCCGAGCCAGTCCGACGTCGAGCAGCTCAAGCAGCAGGCGGCGCCGGGCCAGGGCGTCGGCGACCTGCTCAAGCGCGCCGTGCACGACCAGCTCGGCGTCGAGGTCGCGCTGATCGCCCGCGTCGACGGCGCCGACGACGCCGCACCGGCCCGCGATGCCGGGCGGCCCGCAGGGGACCGCGGTTCCGCCGCGGCACCCGGCACCGACAGCGCGGAGCCGGCAGCGTCGGGGCCCCGCGACGCCGAGCCCGCCGGTGCGCGCGTCGCCGAGGCGCGTGCGGCCACGAGCACCCGTGCCGAGCGCACCGCACCGAAGTCGGCGCCGCCGAAGTCGGCGCCGCCGAAGTCGGTCCCGCCGACCTCGGTCCCGCCGACCTCGTCCGAACCCACGTCGGGCCCGCCCGCTCCGCGGTCGAGCGCCCCCGCGGCGCCCGTGGACTCGTGGGACGTCGTGCCGATCCCGAGCGACGACGACGTGCCGCCGCCCGACGACGAGGAGCCCGCGCCGCCGCCCGAGGAGATCGCTCCGTCGCGGGCGCCCGCCGCGCCGGTGAGCGCTGGTCCGTCCGGTGCCGCCGCCGCGCCTGCGGACGACGGCAGCCCCGAGGCATCCGCTCCCGCGCGTTCCCGGCCGGCCCCGAGCGAGCCCGCCGCGGCGCCCGCGCCGGAGGCTCCCGCCCGTTCGACGCCGGTCCGCCCCGCGGCATCCGCCCCCGCCACCCGCGGCGGCGCCCAGCGCTACGGCGAGGCGGTCGTGCGCGAGGTGCTCGGGGCGACCTTCCTCGAGGAGGAGCAGCTCCGCGACCCGCGCTCCGGCGTCGAGGGGGGCTGACCCGTGTACGAGGGCATCGTCCAGGACCTCATCGACGAGCTCGGCCGGCTGCCCGGCATCGGGCCGAAGTCGGCGCAGCGCATCGCGTTCCACATCGTGCAGACCGAGAGCTTCGACGTCTCGCGGCTCGCCGAGATCCTCACCGAGGTGCGCGACAAGGTGCGCTTCTGCGAGATCTGCGGCAACGTCGCCGAGCAGTCGACGTGCGCGATCTGCCGCGACCCGCGTCGCGATCCGGCCGTCATCTGCGTGGTGGAGGAGGCGAAGGACGTCGTCGCCATCGAGCGCACCCGCGAGTTCCGCGGCCGCTACCACGTGCTCGGCGGCGCGATCAGCCCGATCGACGGCATCGGTCCCGAGGAGCTGCGCATCCGCCAGCTCATGGAGCGGCTCGCCGACGGCGTCGTGCAGGAGGTCATCATCGCGACCGACCCGAACCTCGAGGGCGAGGCCACCGCGACCTACCTGAGCCGCATGCTGACGACCCTCGGCATCCGCATCACGCGCCTCGCCTCGGGCCTGCCGGTCGGCGGCGACCTCGAGTACGCCGACGAGGTCACCCTCGGCCGCGCCTTCGAGGGCCGCCGCGTCATCAGCTGAGGCATCCGCCCGCTGCCGCGGGCTCCCGCCCGCAGTCAGCGGTCGAGCTGCAGGCGGTGCCAGGCGAGCGCGGTGAGGGCACCGAAACCCAGGGGCACGACCGCGACGAGCGCGAGCTGCGCGCCACCGACGGTGCCGGGCTCGATCGCCCACAGCGCGGGCGCCGTGAACGGGAACCAGCCGCCGACGCCGGCGACGGCCATGACCTGGCTCACGACCACGATGCCGATCGTCGTGGCGATGCCCGGCAGCAGCCCCCGCCCGAGCGTCGCGGCCCACGCGGCGGGCGTCGCGATGCACCCGGTGAGCACGCCGAGCAGCAGCTGCCTGCCCAGGGCGGCGGCGGATGCCCCGTCGAGCGCACCGGCGCCGGTGAGCGCGCCGACCGCCCAGACCGCTGCGACGAGCAGCACCGAGGTCGCCGCGACCCACGCGAGGTGGACCAGGAGCTTCGCGAGCGCGATCGCCGCGCGCGGCACCGGCAGCGCGAACAGCCCCGGTACCGTGCCGTCGGCGAACTCCCGACCGAAGACCCAGCTGAGGGCGACGCCCATCGCGACGAGTGCGCCGGCGCTCGTGACCTGGGCGGCCATCGCGGTCACCGCGGCCCAGCCCTCGAGCCCGGCCACCTGGCCGAGCTTCGCGACGACCTGCGGGTCGCCCGCGCGCACGGCGAGCGTCATGCCGCCGACGATGAGCGCGAGCCCGGCGACGACGAGCAGCGTCGTCCAGCGCAGCACCCGCGACGCGAGCGCCTTGCGCACCTCCGCGTGCAGGGCGATGCCGATCACGACGCACGCTCCGCGTCGTCGGCGAGCACGAGCTCGAAGAACGCGCGCTCGGGGTCGTGGCCGCCCGGCGCCATCGCGCCGATGATGCGCCCCGCGTTCATCACCGAGATGCGGTCGGCGACCCGCGCCACCTCGTCGAGGTGGTGGCTCGAGACGAGGATGCCGGCGCCGGCGTCGGCACGCCGGCGCAGCGCCGAGCGCAGCAGCAGCACGCCCGACGGGTCGAGGCCGTTGCCCGGCTCGTCGAGCACCACGACGCCGGGGGAGTGCTGCAGCGCGGCCGCGAGGCCGACCCGCTGCCGGTTGCCCAGCGAGAGGCGGCGTGCCCGCACCGAGGCGTAGCGGTCGAGGCCGAGTTCGTCGAGCACCGCCGCGACCGTCGCGGAGACGGCGCGGCGGGGCACCGCGTGGAGCCGGGCGGCCAGCTCGAGGTTCGCCCGCGCGGTGAGCTCGGGGTAGGTCGGCGGCGTCTCCACGAGGTGGCCGACGCCGGCCCACGCCCGCGCCGCGACCTCGGGGAGCGGCACGCCGCCCAGCAGCACCTCCCCGTCGTCGGGCCGCAGCATGCCGAGCAGCAGGCGCATCAGCGTGGTCTTGCCCGCGCCGTTCAGCCCGACGAGCGCGTGGATCTCGCCCGGCTCGACGCGGAGGTCGACCCCGTGCACGCCCGCACCGCCGCCGAACTCGCGGCGCACGCCCCGCGCCTCGAGCGCCGCCCCGGCGGTCACGACCCCGCCGCCTCAGGCTGCTCGAGCACGTCGAGCGCCCCCAGTACCGCGTCACCGAGGGTGCCGTCGTCGGCGTCCGCCCAGGCGAGGAGCGAGGCGAGCAGCGCCGCCATGACCGCAGCCGCCGCGATCCGCGCGACCACCGGGTCGGTCGTGCCGGGCGGTGTCGCCAGCGCCTCGGCGATGGCCTCCTCGGTCGCGGCGGTGTTGCCGCGCATCGCGGCCTGCAGGCTGGGCGTGCGCGCGGCGATGCGCAGTCGCCGGCGCACCTCGCCGGTCTCGGGCTCCGGCAGCGCGCTCCAGGCCTCGCGCACGCCGTGCGTCGCGCGCAGCACCGGCGGCAGCGCCGCGGGAGCGGCCGCGACGTGCCGTGCGATCACCGGGTCGTACGGATCCTCGACGAGTGCCCGCTCCTTCGACGCGAAGTGCCGGAAGAAGGTCATCTCGGTCACGCCCGCCGCCGCGGCGATCTGCGCCGCGGTCGTGGCGTCGTACCCCTGCCGCTCGCAGAGGTCGAGGGCCGCCTCCATCAGTCGTCGCCGGGTGCGCGCGCGTCGCCCGCCCGCATCCGTCGCCCTCGGGGGCATCCGCTCGCTCACCCGCCAAATGTTAGTCACTCACATTCCTGCCCGCAAGTTCCCGGGACCCGTCGACCTCCTGCGTACCCAGCGCTGGGAACGCCGG
It contains:
- a CDS encoding TetR family transcriptional regulator: MSERMPPRATDAGGRRARTRRRLMEAALDLCERQGYDATTAAQIAAAAGVTEMTFFRHFASKERALVEDPYDPVIARHVAAAPAALPPVLRATHGVREAWSALPEPETGEVRRRLRIAARTPSLQAAMRGNTAATEEAIAEALATPPGTTDPVVARIAAAAVMAALLASLLAWADADDGTLGDAVLGALDVLEQPEAAGS
- a CDS encoding DNA polymerase III subunit gamma and tau; the protein is MVTALYRRYRPETFAEMIGQSQVTEPLMTALRADRVNHAYLFSGPRGCGKTTSARILARCLNCAEGPTDTPCGTCPSCVELSRSGGGSLDVVEIDAASHNGVDDARDLRERAVFAPARDRYKIFILDEAHMVTPQGFNALLKLVEEPPEHVKFIFATTEPEKVLGTIRSRTHHYPFRLVPPGPMLEYVQQLAESEHVQVDAGVLPLVVRAGGGSPRDTLSLLDQLIAGSEGDRVDYERAVALLGFTHGALLDEVVDAIGARDAAAAFAAVDRVIQTGQDPRRFVEDLLERLRDLIVVAASTPEAAAAVLRGIPEDEIAQMGRQAAAFGQAELSRTADIVNAALTEMTGATSPRLHLELMLARTLVPSSDDSSRGALARVERLERRVGVTDAPGGDAPVAAMPTAAAPAAAPPVAARPAATAPATPERAAGPAVADPAAASSAPAGPKTAAQPAAAEPPTPAPAPKPTGPVTVQQIRDAWPEVLSAVQAVRRSAWMVLFTAQVREFRDGRVLVLGFPSQSDVEQLKQQAAPGQGVGDLLKRAVHDQLGVEVALIARVDGADDAAPARDAGRPAGDRGSAAAPGTDSAEPAASGPRDAEPAGARVAEARAATSTRAERTAPKSAPPKSAPPKSVPPTSVPPTSSEPTSGPPAPRSSAPAAPVDSWDVVPIPSDDDVPPPDDEEPAPPPEEIAPSRAPAAPVSAGPSGAAAAPADDGSPEASAPARSRPAPSEPAAAPAPEAPARSTPVRPAASAPATRGGAQRYGEAVVREVLGATFLEEEQLRDPRSGVEGG
- a CDS encoding ABC transporter permease, with translation MIGIALHAEVRKALASRVLRWTTLLVVAGLALIVGGMTLAVRAGDPQVVAKLGQVAGLEGWAAVTAMAAQVTSAGALVAMGVALSWVFGREFADGTVPGLFALPVPRAAIALAKLLVHLAWVAATSVLLVAAVWAVGALTGAGALDGASAAALGRQLLLGVLTGCIATPAAWAATLGRGLLPGIATTIGIVVVSQVMAVAGVGGWFPFTAPALWAIEPGTVGGAQLALVAVVPLGFGALTALAWHRLQLDR
- a CDS encoding ABC transporter ATP-binding protein, coding for MTAGAALEARGVRREFGGGAGVHGVDLRVEPGEIHALVGLNGAGKTTLMRLLLGMLRPDDGEVLLGGVPLPEVAARAWAGVGHLVETPPTYPELTARANLELAARLHAVPRRAVSATVAAVLDELGLDRYASVRARRLSLGNRQRVGLAAALQHSPGVVVLDEPGNGLDPSGVLLLRSALRRRADAGAGILVSSHHLDEVARVADRISVMNAGRIIGAMAPGGHDPERAFFELVLADDAERAS
- the recR gene encoding recombination mediator RecR; the encoded protein is MYEGIVQDLIDELGRLPGIGPKSAQRIAFHIVQTESFDVSRLAEILTEVRDKVRFCEICGNVAEQSTCAICRDPRRDPAVICVVEEAKDVVAIERTREFRGRYHVLGGAISPIDGIGPEELRIRQLMERLADGVVQEVIIATDPNLEGEATATYLSRMLTTLGIRITRLASGLPVGGDLEYADEVTLGRAFEGRRVIS